AGGCCCAGGGTAAGGCCCAGGGTACTGCAGGCGTCAGTCGCGCGCGGGCGCCTACGCGTATAGGCCTACGCGTATAGTATGCGTATAGTGACGCCATCAGCCCAGCATACCGTGAGGAGAACCATGACCCAAGCCAAACAAGCCGGCCGCGCTGCGGAGCTCAGAGGCCTGCTCTTCGCGCTGCTCCTCGGCTGGAGCGCCGCGCTGGCCGCCGCGGACGCGCCCCCGCGGGGGCTTCCCGCCGAGGCGCTCGACGCCCTGGAGAGCTATCTGGAGGAGGAGGCTTCGCCCCTGGCCGGACAGGCCACGGTGCAGTTGGAGGCCGCGGACGAAGACACTGCCCTGGTGAGCCTCCTGCCCCGGGAGCCGGAGGCGGCGGACCCGGCGGTGGCCTTCTTGCGCCTTGGGGACGGCCAGTGGACCGTGCTCGGGGTCGGCAGCGATTTCGACGCCGACTTCTACCAGGCCCACGACGTCCCTGACAGCCTGCGGGTCTACGGCCCCTTGGGTTTCTTGCTCCAGGGCCCCTTGCCCCAGGGTCAGGCGCTCCAGGGTCAGGCGCTCCAGGTCTATCCGCGGAGCCCCGCGGACGCGGCGCCGCGCTACCGTCCCGTCGAGGGTGAGGTCTGCGCCGCCTGGACAGGTATCTTGGAGGAGGAACTGAGCGTGCCGGTCGAGAGCGGCGAGGCGACCTTTAGTGACTACCTGAGCGGGACCGGCGGACAGGCCTGCCTGCTCACCGCGACGGGCACGGGCGAGGACTTTGCTCCCTTTCCCCAGGTGGCCGCCGACCTGATGGGCCGCCTCGAGCAGGACGGCTGGCTCGAGGATCCGCGCTACGCCGCCGACGGCCCCATGGGCACCGCCGCCGGGCTGCGCCAGGAGGACGGGCTGGCGATCTTGCGGGTCGGCTGGGAGCCCGCCGAAGAGGCGAGCTGCCCGGGAGACCAGCCCATCTTCGAGTGCGAGATCGCGCCCGAGGACCAGCGCTACACGGTCAGCCTCGAGCTGGCCAGGGAGGTAGATGCCGATGAGGATGACGGTATGGCTATAAACGGAGACGCGCCCGTAGCGGCGCAGCGTGCCACCGAGGCCCTGGCCGAGCGGCTGGGGGTGGCGCCGGAGACGATCACCCTGGTAGAGGCCGAGTACGTGGAGTGGCCCGACTCCTGCCTGGGGCTCGCCTCGCCAGGTCAGATGTGCGCCCAGGTCATCACGCCGGGCTACCGGATCACCTTGGAGGCCGACGGCGAGCTTTACGTCTACCACAGTGACGAGAGCGGCCGCGCCCTCTTGCCCGCCGACACCATCAGGTTGCAGGGAGGGCCCTAGAGTTCGGCGAAGCCGTCCAGGATGCGGGCGATGTGCCTGGACGCGTTCAAGAAATCCCTGAGCCGCAGGTGCTCGTCGGGCGCGTGAGCGCGGTTGTTGGTGCCGTAACCCACCCCGGCGGTCACCACCGGAAGCCCCAGCGGCTCGGCGAAGGCGTAGATGGGAGAGCTGCCGCCCACCAGCGGGGTCAGCAGGCTGGCCTGGCCGTAGACCTCCTCTGCGGCGCGGGCGGTGAGGCCGACGAAGGGATCGTCGGCCCCCGCTTTCGCCGGCCACATCGCCCCTACCCTCCTCAGCTCGACGTCGCCGAAGCCCTCTGAGTCCAGGTGCGCGCGCAGCTTGGCGAAGATGTCCTCGGGGTCCTGGCCGGGCACCAGGCGGAAGTCGAGCTTGGCCGTGGCCCTAGCCGGGATGACGGTCTTCATGCCCTCGCCCCCGTAGCCGGTGGTGACGCCCTGGATGTTGCAGGTCGGGTTGAAGACGGCCTCCCTGAGCTTCTGGCCGGTGAGGCCGTTCAAGAAGCGCGTAAGGCCGAAGTTCTCGAGCAGCTCCGCTTCCTGGTCGGGCAACTCGGCCAGGAGCCTCTTGTCGAGCTCGCTGGGCGGCAAGGCGCCGTCGTAGAAGCCGGGGATGCGGACGCGCTCCTGCTCGTCCTTCAGGCCGGCGAGCGCCCAGGTGAGGCGCCAGGCGGCGCTCGGCAGCATGTGGGCGCCGCCTGAGTGGCCGTCTCGCCCCATCGCCTTGACCGACAGCTCGACCGCCAGGATGCCCCGGCAGCCCAGCCACAGTAGCGGCCGCCCGCGGGCGTCGGTGCCGCCCTCCTCCCAGAGCGCGCCGTCGGAGCGCAGGAGCGCCAGGTTCTCCCTCACGAAGCGCGCGATGTGGGGGCTGCCGATCTCCTCCTCGCCCTCGACGACGAAGAGCGCGTCGCAGGGCAGCTCGCCGCCGTGCGCGGCGCGGACCGCGTCGACGGCGGCCAAGCGGGCGATGAACTCGCCCTTGTCGTCCTTGGCGCCGCGAGCGTAGAGCGCGCCCTCCCTGACCTCCGGCTCGAAGGGGGGCGAGGTCCAGAGCTCCAAGGGCTCGGCCGGCTGCACGTCGTAGTGGTTGTAAAAGAGCATGGTGCGCGGCGACTTTCCGGAAAGCCGACCGACGATGACGGGGCTTCCCGGCGTCTCCACGCGCCTCACTTCAAAGCCCCGCCTGAGCAGCAGGTTGTAGACGAGGTCGGCGCACTCGAGCACGCCCTCGCCCGTCGCCGACACGCTCCTTTGCGCGCAGAGCTGCGCGGTTTCGGCGATATAGCCGTCCAAACCCGCCTGCAAAAAGGCGTCGATTGACTGTGCCCTGTCCTGGTTCATGTTCCTGCTCCCTCTGGTAACCTGTCCCCCCCGTCACGCCGTAGCGCTTGGCAGGCGCGCCACTCGAGGAGGCCCCAAGAAGAGCTCGCCTCTCAGCGTGTCGTCTCGAGTCTAACCCACGGCAGTCCGCAGTCGTCACAAACCCCAGCAGAGCCGAGGATGGCTGCGGCGGCGCCGGCCCGATGTGCGCTCTGCCGCGTCAGCGGCAAAGGGCTGGGAAGGGGCTGAAGGATATTATGAAACTGATTGCCGCTTTAGCACCGCATCCGCCGAAGCCTCACCGAGCATAGCTTCCCCAACCAGATAGATGTAGCCATGTTCCTTTACATATTTAACGCTCCCTCGAGCTGCCCCACACCACCCATAGCAAGTGCCTTCCGAAGCACCATCTACCGAGGGCGTCTGAGGGTACGCGCGCACGAGCCTTTTCCAAACGCAAAAGCGGCGCTTGGAAACACAGCTGGCATCTGGTATAAACACACTGGGTAGAAAGACAGCTGAGTATTGGGTTTATCCTCTAGGGAAAGGACGTGCATCATGCCTGACAGAGCGGACATCGGCCTCATCGGCCTGGCGGTGATGGGTCAGAACCTGGTCTTGAACATGGCCGACCACGGCTACACGGTCGCCGTACACAACCGCACCACCTCGAGAATGACGGACTTTCTGGCCGGTCCGGCGGCTGGGGCGAGCGTGATCGGCGCGGGGACGCTCGAGGAGCTCGTGGGCACCCTGAAGCGCCCTCGCCGCGTGATGCTGATGGTCAAGGCGGGCAAGGTCGTCGACAGCTTCATCGAGAGGCTGGTGCCGCTTCTGGAGGAGGGCGATATCATCATCGACGGGGGGAACGCCAACTACCCCGACTCGGCCCGGCGTTTGAAAGAACTCGAGGCCAAGGGCCTGTTCTTTATCGGCACGGGCGTGTCGGGGGGCGAGGAGGGCGCGCGGCGC
The Deinococcota bacterium DNA segment above includes these coding regions:
- a CDS encoding M20/M25/M40 family metallo-hydrolase codes for the protein MNQDRAQSIDAFLQAGLDGYIAETAQLCAQRSVSATGEGVLECADLVYNLLLRRGFEVRRVETPGSPVIVGRLSGKSPRTMLFYNHYDVQPAEPLELWTSPPFEPEVREGALYARGAKDDKGEFIARLAAVDAVRAAHGGELPCDALFVVEGEEEIGSPHIARFVRENLALLRSDGALWEEGGTDARGRPLLWLGCRGILAVELSVKAMGRDGHSGGAHMLPSAAWRLTWALAGLKDEQERVRIPGFYDGALPPSELDKRLLAELPDQEAELLENFGLTRFLNGLTGQKLREAVFNPTCNIQGVTTGYGGEGMKTVIPARATAKLDFRLVPGQDPEDIFAKLRAHLDSEGFGDVELRRVGAMWPAKAGADDPFVGLTARAAEEVYGQASLLTPLVGGSSPIYAFAEPLGLPVVTAGVGYGTNNRAHAPDEHLRLRDFLNASRHIARILDGFAEL